One genomic window of Haloferax mediterranei ATCC 33500 includes the following:
- a CDS encoding 2,5-diamino-6-(ribosylamino)-4(3H)-pyrimidinone 5'-phosphate reductase, with amino-acid sequence MHVHVNAAMSVDGKLSSRRREQIKISGDDDFARVDEIRADADAVLVGVGTVLADDPHLTLDDSALVSARASRGETDHPARVVADSRARTPTDARTLDDEATTYVLVSETAPEARRADLEASGAEVVVAGEERVSFLAALEALEAHGIEQLMVEGGGEVIFSLFSDGLVDELSLYVGSMVIGGRDAPTLADGEGFVADFPRLSLRDVERIDDGVLLTYDC; translated from the coding sequence ATGCACGTCCACGTCAACGCCGCTATGAGTGTCGACGGCAAACTCTCCTCGCGCCGCCGAGAGCAAATCAAAATCAGCGGCGACGACGACTTCGCCCGCGTGGACGAGATTCGAGCGGATGCAGATGCCGTGCTTGTCGGCGTCGGCACCGTTCTCGCCGACGACCCACACCTGACGCTTGACGACTCCGCTCTCGTCTCGGCCCGGGCGTCACGGGGCGAGACCGACCATCCGGCACGAGTCGTTGCGGATTCGCGGGCACGAACCCCGACCGACGCCCGAACCCTCGACGACGAGGCGACGACCTACGTCCTCGTCTCGGAGACTGCGCCGGAAGCACGCCGCGCCGACCTCGAAGCGTCTGGCGCGGAAGTCGTCGTCGCGGGCGAAGAACGAGTGTCGTTTCTCGCCGCCCTCGAGGCGCTCGAAGCGCACGGCATCGAACAACTGATGGTCGAAGGCGGCGGCGAAGTCATCTTCTCGCTGTTTTCGGACGGTCTCGTGGACGAACTCTCACTGTACGTCGGGTCGATGGTTATCGGCGGCCGCGACGCCCCCACGCTTGCAGACGGAGAGGGCTTCGTCGCTGACTTCCCACGACTTTCGCTGCGCGATGTCGAACGAATCGACGACGGCGTGCTCCTGACCTACGACTGCTAA
- the trxA gene encoding thioredoxin, which produces MSSPEATSAPIHVESSDHLDELITDHEVVLVDYHAEWCGPCKMLEPTVEEIAEETDAVVAKVDIDELQELARSQQIRSVPTLQFYAHGEQLKEVIGVQSKEDLVDIIDAAA; this is translated from the coding sequence ATGAGTTCACCAGAAGCGACCAGTGCACCTATCCACGTCGAGAGTTCGGATCACCTCGACGAACTTATCACCGACCACGAGGTCGTCCTCGTCGACTACCACGCCGAATGGTGTGGGCCGTGTAAGATGCTCGAACCCACCGTCGAGGAAATCGCCGAAGAGACCGACGCCGTCGTGGCGAAAGTAGATATCGACGAACTTCAGGAACTCGCTCGCAGCCAGCAGATTCGGAGCGTTCCGACACTCCAGTTCTACGCCCACGGCGAGCAACTAAAGGAGGTTATCGGCGTCCAGAGCAAAGAAGACCTCGTGGACATCATCGACGCCGCCGCGTAA
- a CDS encoding cupin domain-containing protein: protein MEPDSPRVVTQQDLEAAEGTPGITRKVAFQTDNNTLVQAHVDGGVSSGWHHHGDRHVYAHLVEGEAVIEYGPGGNERLEVEAGGFFHLPPRVVHRDVNPIDEPQRWIISFVGTGVLVENVDGPSPETSA from the coding sequence ATGGAGCCAGATTCACCGCGAGTGGTCACACAGCAGGATCTCGAAGCGGCCGAAGGCACCCCCGGTATCACCCGGAAGGTGGCCTTCCAAACGGACAATAACACGCTCGTCCAGGCGCACGTGGACGGCGGGGTCTCGTCAGGATGGCACCATCACGGTGACCGGCACGTCTATGCCCATCTCGTCGAGGGTGAGGCAGTTATCGAATACGGCCCCGGGGGGAACGAACGACTCGAAGTCGAGGCTGGAGGGTTCTTCCACCTCCCGCCGAGGGTCGTACACCGCGACGTCAACCCCATCGACGAGCCGCAGCGGTGGATAATCAGCTTCGTCGGCACCGGGGTGCTCGTCGAGAACGTCGACGGTCCGAGCCCCGAGACTTCCGCGTGA
- a CDS encoding NifU family protein, which translates to MTSQAPEKSLEERIELFMRRNFPQIQMHGGSAGIDALDEETGEVWISLTGACSGCGISPMTIQALKSRLVAEFDEIDAVHASTGGSYDDDEPGSGFEPDVSDAPF; encoded by the coding sequence ATGACTTCACAAGCGCCGGAGAAGTCCCTCGAAGAGCGCATCGAGTTGTTCATGCGCCGAAACTTCCCGCAGATTCAGATGCACGGCGGCAGTGCGGGTATCGACGCGCTCGACGAGGAAACTGGAGAAGTGTGGATTTCGCTTACCGGCGCGTGTTCCGGCTGCGGTATCTCGCCGATGACGATTCAAGCACTCAAATCACGGCTGGTCGCCGAGTTCGACGAAATCGACGCGGTGCACGCTTCGACCGGCGGCTCTTACGACGACGACGAACCGGGCTCTGGATTCGAACCCGACGTGTCCGACGCGCCGTTCTGA
- a CDS encoding ribosome assembly factor SBDS yields MISLDEAVTARLESHGARFEVLIDPDAALALKRDEFDGDLEDVIAAEDVFEDASRGDRPAENDLEKVFGTTDPLEIIPQVVKKGEIQITAEQRREMQEQKRKSLINRIARNAVNPQMNDSPHPPERIERALEEAGFKIDPMEPVESQVDDALDALRPVLPIKFAEVTVAVQLPAEYAGSGQAQIRSYGELEREEWQSDGSWVGVITFPAGMQNDFYDKVNNITSGTAETRIVKDEDDL; encoded by the coding sequence ATGATTTCACTCGACGAGGCAGTCACGGCCCGCCTGGAATCTCACGGCGCGCGCTTCGAGGTGCTCATCGACCCCGACGCGGCACTGGCACTGAAACGCGACGAGTTCGACGGCGACCTTGAAGATGTCATCGCCGCCGAGGACGTATTCGAGGATGCATCCCGCGGCGACCGCCCCGCCGAGAACGACCTCGAAAAGGTGTTCGGAACGACCGACCCGCTGGAGATTATCCCCCAAGTCGTAAAGAAAGGAGAAATCCAGATTACAGCGGAACAGCGCCGCGAGATGCAAGAACAAAAGCGTAAGTCGCTCATCAACCGTATCGCTCGCAACGCGGTGAACCCGCAGATGAACGACTCGCCGCACCCGCCGGAGCGAATCGAGCGAGCGCTCGAAGAAGCCGGATTCAAAATCGACCCGATGGAGCCAGTCGAATCGCAGGTCGACGACGCACTCGACGCGCTCCGACCCGTCTTGCCCATCAAGTTCGCCGAAGTCACTGTCGCCGTTCAACTCCCCGCCGAGTACGCCGGGAGCGGACAGGCGCAGATTCGAAGTTACGGCGAACTCGAACGTGAAGAGTGGCAAAGCGACGGCTCGTGGGTCGGTGTCATCACGTTCCCCGCGGGGATGCAGAACGACTTCTACGACAAAGTGAACAACATCACGAGCGGGACAGCCGAGACCCGCATCGTGAAAGACGAAGACGACCTGTAA
- a CDS encoding FUN14 domain-containing protein, translating to MDPLQLSLDPQQLGLEFGSGAVVGGVIGFAAKKVAKLIAVIVGLQLAVFKFLESRGILSVDWERLTGGLVQATQGAATGAPPNWISTILSTLSVSAGFSGGFLAGFKKG from the coding sequence ATGGATCCCTTACAACTAAGCCTCGATCCGCAGCAACTCGGGTTAGAGTTCGGCAGCGGGGCCGTCGTCGGCGGTGTTATCGGCTTTGCCGCCAAGAAAGTGGCAAAGCTCATTGCCGTCATCGTCGGGCTTCAACTCGCCGTGTTCAAATTCCTCGAATCGCGCGGCATTCTTTCCGTTGACTGGGAACGCCTCACCGGCGGTCTCGTGCAGGCGACGCAGGGCGCGGCTACGGGCGCGCCGCCGAACTGGATTTCGACTATCCTCTCGACGCTTTCTGTCTCCGCCGGCTTCTCTGGCGGCTTCCTCGCCGGCTTCAAAAAGGGATAA
- the hflX gene encoding GTPase HflX, whose amino-acid sequence MTRVVVAKRVDRGDADLTEISDLARAAGYDVVATLSQTREEDAAFHFGEGKVGELASLVAREDASAVIFDNRLGPYQTYNIAQKLPDDVEVIDRFTLILEIFGQRANTRKAQLQVELAELRYELPRAEAKASLAKRDERPGFMGLGEYDESRERDIKAQISRIKNELDAIAEKEETRREQRRESGFDLVALAGYTNAGKSTLMQRLAADLEVGQNEDLHPDLDPTAESEDKLFTTLGTTTRRAETGKRDVLLTDTVGFVSDLPHWLVESFKSTLDSVYRADLVLLVVDASEPLEEMREKLITSHDTLYERNEAPIVTVFNKIDKVDDEELEEKRAALSALAPNPVAVSGLTGENVEALAERVERELPAWEHERLLLPMADEAMSLVSWLYDHAHVEREDYEGEQVHVEFEARPAIVEKARAKAASLSAAPK is encoded by the coding sequence ATGACGCGCGTCGTCGTCGCAAAGCGTGTCGACCGCGGAGACGCCGACCTCACCGAAATCTCCGACCTCGCCCGCGCGGCGGGCTACGACGTGGTCGCGACCCTCTCGCAGACCCGCGAAGAGGACGCCGCGTTCCACTTCGGCGAGGGGAAAGTCGGTGAATTAGCGTCGCTCGTCGCTCGCGAGGACGCCTCGGCCGTCATCTTCGATAACCGACTGGGCCCGTACCAGACGTACAATATCGCCCAGAAACTCCCCGACGACGTCGAGGTTATCGACCGCTTTACGCTCATCCTCGAAATATTCGGTCAGCGGGCGAACACCCGCAAGGCGCAGTTACAGGTCGAACTCGCCGAGTTACGCTACGAACTCCCGCGCGCCGAGGCGAAGGCGTCGCTGGCAAAGCGCGACGAGCGCCCCGGGTTCATGGGGCTTGGCGAGTACGACGAGAGTCGCGAGCGCGACATCAAAGCGCAGATTTCGCGCATCAAAAACGAACTCGACGCCATCGCGGAGAAAGAAGAAACGCGGCGCGAACAGCGCCGCGAGTCGGGCTTCGACCTCGTTGCCCTCGCGGGCTATACGAACGCCGGCAAGTCGACGCTGATGCAACGGCTCGCGGCGGACTTGGAGGTCGGACAGAACGAAGACCTCCATCCGGACCTCGACCCGACCGCTGAGTCCGAAGACAAACTGTTTACGACGCTCGGAACGACGACGCGGCGGGCTGAAACGGGCAAACGAGACGTTCTACTCACTGACACCGTTGGATTCGTCTCCGACCTCCCGCACTGGCTCGTCGAGTCGTTCAAATCCACGCTCGATTCCGTCTATCGCGCAGACCTCGTGTTGCTCGTGGTGGACGCGTCGGAACCGCTCGAAGAGATGCGTGAAAAGCTCATCACCAGCCACGACACGCTCTACGAGCGCAACGAGGCACCCATCGTCACCGTGTTCAACAAGATTGACAAGGTCGACGACGAGGAACTCGAAGAAAAGCGCGCGGCGCTCTCGGCGCTCGCACCGAACCCCGTCGCAGTGTCGGGACTCACCGGCGAGAACGTCGAGGCGTTGGCAGAGCGCGTCGAGCGCGAACTTCCCGCGTGGGAACACGAGCGACTGCTCCTCCCGATGGCTGACGAGGCGATGAGCCTTGTCTCGTGGCTCTACGACCACGCGCACGTCGAACGCGAGGACTACGAAGGCGAACAGGTCCACGTCGAGTTCGAAGCGCGCCCCGCAATCGTCGAAAAGGCGCGGGCGAAGGCGGCGTCGCTATCAGCTGCGCCAAAGTAG
- a CDS encoding PGF-pre-PGF domain-containing protein translates to MFVVVTSVVPLGAMVTAAAGLTVPSSSPEVQAQAQTTITPGQTTDIGVAYNVTGAVDQSDLTVSVVDPAGQGTLVSNSSSPPLADSTTMSIPDGALDTGAKRLAASTYNSSSGQGIVSQMFVVDSGGNVTIDSYTVSETAVDPGETFWVNATLNNTGGVSETFEARVYGQSWNSTPMNNTTQTLAGGATTTVNLSVAYGSSVEGTTQDLTVNNETATSVQINDTNDGGGSSSSASNVTVSDQSTTTGSTVDVTVQYNVTNSVSLTDANLTLRGPNGVIDYNDSLSTLDGSVTFTLPAKAAAGEYRVRAAVIDDSMQWASLNPVAEDVFSVNVTNNVTLDSYVVEDDPLFKGQSYPVNVTLNNTGSTAQNYTVHVYPKTGSYEALNSSTFEVQPNSERNVSVLVSYGSSYTSGTYQLAVGNETPVSVAVDDLATVTDWSVVSGPTNTTVVESSVAPPSGQGGLLQFDLNDYQKTWPQNLSGTGLANDSEIRVTLHVNHSYEPGVLIATAQNVSMNVTNKSTYYEVNVTGNPIESQYTSNASGVSDWETLSESEDQANAAFKPMFSLAFVSNDSVQQYNPNMSGLVIGTDAQAFTPPRYNETAGQLEVEVAGPHRTVDGDNNTGRFEATLPSALLNQWGVSSPSDLSADYEGENKTVNAQSNSDSSIDIGFDIHYSAGQINLAPAEETDSESSDSSSSSDSTTSSESEPSSSTSDDDDDDAEPVDTDDDSTTTTSSNDSTDVTVSVAGADAASVTSNGEETTVTVTNASSEETVSIDLEQLSTASNTTTNTTETNETAANATQAEAASNDTQPSVSKLDLNLSSTAPELGVSVSSADEVPDGTPEYTGADSDDSTDVAVIDYLQIDLSGTTDEDIEDATITFTVPSDRLEQTGTDPANVTLSRYHDGEWQTLETTHLGGDRYAAVTPGFSVFAISSQHADTGNETTTEDATQTEPASETTASETTTTAAQTTQSDAPGFGVTVALTALALVAARVWRD, encoded by the coding sequence GTGTTCGTCGTCGTCACCTCGGTCGTTCCGCTCGGAGCGATGGTGACGGCCGCCGCCGGGTTGACAGTTCCATCTTCTTCACCCGAGGTACAGGCACAGGCACAGACCACGATTACACCGGGGCAGACGACAGATATCGGGGTTGCATACAACGTGACGGGCGCAGTCGACCAGTCGGACCTCACCGTGAGCGTCGTCGACCCGGCGGGACAGGGGACGCTGGTCTCGAATTCGAGCAGTCCACCGTTGGCCGATTCGACGACGATGAGCATCCCGGACGGCGCTCTGGACACGGGTGCGAAGCGACTCGCCGCGTCGACGTACAACAGTTCCTCGGGACAGGGAATCGTCTCGCAGATGTTCGTCGTCGACTCCGGCGGGAACGTCACCATCGATTCTTACACCGTCTCTGAGACAGCAGTCGACCCGGGTGAGACGTTCTGGGTTAACGCAACCCTGAACAATACCGGAGGCGTCTCTGAGACGTTCGAGGCCCGCGTCTACGGGCAGTCGTGGAACTCGACGCCGATGAACAACACGACACAGACGCTCGCGGGCGGCGCGACGACCACGGTCAACCTCTCTGTCGCCTACGGTTCGTCGGTCGAAGGGACGACACAGGACCTCACGGTCAACAACGAGACGGCGACGAGCGTGCAGATTAACGATACCAACGATGGGGGCGGTTCGAGTTCCTCCGCGTCGAACGTAACTGTCTCCGACCAGTCGACGACGACCGGGTCGACAGTCGACGTGACCGTGCAGTACAACGTGACGAACTCCGTGTCCCTCACGGACGCGAACCTCACGCTCCGCGGCCCCAACGGGGTCATCGACTACAACGACTCGCTGTCCACGCTCGACGGGTCCGTGACGTTCACGCTGCCCGCGAAGGCCGCAGCAGGCGAGTACCGCGTTCGTGCGGCGGTCATCGACGACTCGATGCAGTGGGCGTCGCTCAACCCCGTCGCCGAGGACGTATTCTCCGTGAACGTCACGAACAACGTCACGCTCGATTCGTACGTCGTCGAAGACGACCCGCTGTTCAAGGGCCAGTCGTACCCAGTGAACGTCACGCTGAACAACACTGGCAGCACCGCACAGAACTACACGGTCCACGTCTACCCGAAGACAGGCTCGTACGAGGCGCTCAACAGCAGTACCTTCGAGGTGCAACCGAACAGCGAACGAAACGTGAGCGTCCTCGTGTCCTACGGGAGTTCGTACACTTCGGGGACCTACCAACTCGCCGTCGGTAACGAGACGCCCGTCTCGGTCGCCGTCGACGACCTCGCGACTGTCACCGACTGGAGCGTCGTCTCCGGCCCCACGAACACGACGGTCGTCGAGTCGTCTGTCGCTCCACCGTCGGGACAGGGTGGACTGCTTCAGTTCGACCTCAACGACTACCAGAAGACGTGGCCGCAGAACCTCTCTGGAACCGGTCTGGCGAACGACTCAGAGATTCGGGTGACGCTCCACGTCAACCACTCGTACGAACCGGGCGTCCTCATCGCGACGGCACAGAACGTCTCGATGAACGTGACCAACAAGTCCACCTATTACGAGGTGAACGTCACGGGGAACCCAATCGAGTCGCAGTACACCAGCAACGCGTCGGGAGTGAGTGACTGGGAGACGCTTTCCGAGAGTGAGGACCAGGCGAACGCCGCGTTCAAGCCGATGTTCTCGCTCGCGTTCGTCTCGAACGATAGCGTCCAGCAGTATAACCCGAACATGTCGGGGCTCGTCATCGGTACGGACGCGCAGGCGTTCACGCCACCGCGATACAACGAGACTGCTGGGCAGCTCGAAGTCGAAGTCGCTGGCCCGCACAGGACCGTCGATGGCGACAACAACACGGGGCGGTTCGAGGCGACACTCCCGTCGGCCCTGTTGAACCAGTGGGGGGTGTCGTCCCCATCTGACCTGTCCGCGGATTACGAGGGCGAGAACAAGACGGTCAACGCCCAGTCTAACTCGGACAGCAGTATCGATATTGGCTTTGACATCCACTACTCCGCCGGGCAGATCAATCTGGCACCTGCGGAAGAAACCGACTCTGAGTCGAGCGATTCGTCCTCCTCGTCCGACTCGACGACTTCGTCTGAGTCTGAACCCTCGTCGTCGACGAGCGATGACGATGACGACGATGCCGAACCGGTGGATACAGACGACGACAGTACGACCACCACGAGTTCGAACGACAGTACCGACGTGACGGTCTCGGTCGCTGGTGCGGACGCCGCCAGTGTCACGTCGAACGGCGAGGAGACCACGGTGACGGTCACGAACGCCTCGTCAGAGGAGACGGTGAGCATCGACCTCGAACAGCTGAGTACCGCATCGAACACCACCACGAACACGACCGAAACGAACGAGACTGCGGCGAACGCGACGCAAGCGGAAGCCGCGTCGAACGACACGCAGCCATCGGTCTCGAAACTCGACCTCAACCTCTCGTCGACGGCGCCCGAACTCGGCGTCTCGGTCAGTTCGGCAGACGAGGTACCCGACGGAACGCCCGAATACACGGGCGCGGATTCGGACGATTCGACGGATGTGGCCGTGATTGACTACCTACAAATTGACCTCTCCGGGACGACCGACGAGGACATCGAGGACGCGACAATCACGTTCACCGTCCCGTCTGACCGACTCGAACAGACCGGCACGGACCCGGCGAATGTCACGCTGTCTCGCTATCACGACGGCGAGTGGCAGACGCTGGAGACGACCCACCTCGGTGGTGACCGCTACGCCGCCGTGACGCCAGGGTTCTCCGTGTTCGCAATTTCGTCCCAGCACGCAGATACTGGCAACGAGACGACGACCGAGGACGCTACACAGACTGAACCGGCGAGCGAGACTACCGCTTCCGAGACGACCACGACGGCGGCCCAGACCACCCAGAGCGACGCCCCTGGATTCGGTGTCACGGTCGCCCTCACCGCACTCGCACTGGTCGCTGCGCGGGTTTGGCGCGACTAA
- the moaC gene encoding cyclic pyranopterin monophosphate synthase MoaC — translation MSDTKPNTDTDPDTAANSSDDRELTHVDEDGNVQMVDVGAKPDTRRRAVARGTIHLSASTIRAIRDNQIGKGDVLATARIGAIQAVKHTWETIPMCHQIPITNVDTEFEVADESVTLSVTVGTTGKTGCEMEALEGVTTGLNVIWDMVKAAEKDDDGQYPGTKITDVEVVRKEKGN, via the coding sequence ATGAGCGATACGAAACCCAACACCGACACCGACCCTGACACTGCGGCGAACAGCAGCGACGACCGAGAACTGACCCACGTCGACGAAGACGGAAACGTCCAGATGGTGGACGTGGGCGCAAAGCCCGACACACGCCGCCGGGCCGTCGCCCGCGGCACCATCCATCTCAGCGCGTCCACGATTCGCGCCATCCGCGACAATCAAATCGGGAAAGGCGACGTGCTCGCAACCGCCCGAATCGGCGCGATTCAGGCGGTCAAACACACGTGGGAGACGATTCCGATGTGCCACCAGATTCCCATCACGAACGTCGACACCGAGTTCGAGGTAGCCGACGAGTCGGTCACGCTTTCGGTCACCGTCGGTACGACCGGCAAAACGGGCTGTGAGATGGAGGCTCTGGAGGGCGTGACGACGGGACTCAACGTCATCTGGGACATGGTGAAGGCCGCCGAAAAGGACGACGACGGTCAATATCCGGGGACGAAAATCACGGATGTCGAGGTGGTTCGGAAAGAGAAAGGTAATTAA
- a CDS encoding bifunctional ADP-dependent NAD(P)H-hydrate dehydratase/NAD(P)H-hydrate epimerase, with product MAAVDHNAESLGVPRKQLMESSGNAVARVCRDLADPGSTVAIVAGRGNNGGDALVAARFLKEYDVTVHLLGRPETISTDIARENWDALVASEADLRTVTDSVTFDIGDPDLVVDAMLGTGVTGALREPEATAARVINDSGATVLAVDVPSGVDADTGDAAGEAVAADHVVTFHDDKPGLGTLDCDVTVADIGIPEAAELFTGPGDLLALHRDSQSHKGDHGDVLVIGGGPYTGAPALAAQAALRAGADLARVACPEHVAREVQGFSENLIVRGFAGDRLTPDHVSDLLDFAADRDVVVFGPGLGDAAESLDAVREFLTSYDGTAVVDADALQIVPDVDTEATLICTPHQGELQQMGGETDADWETRRELVADFATDLGHVLLVKGAYDVVADGDEVRVNRTGNPGMTVGGTGDVLAGTTGALAAVLPPLDAAAAAAYANGRAGDLAADEFDGGLVATDLLERLPAALRGADE from the coding sequence ATGGCCGCGGTCGACCACAACGCCGAATCGCTCGGCGTCCCGCGGAAGCAACTCATGGAGTCGAGCGGAAACGCCGTCGCTCGGGTCTGTCGCGACCTCGCCGACCCCGGTTCGACGGTCGCTATCGTCGCTGGGCGCGGCAACAACGGCGGCGACGCCCTCGTCGCCGCACGGTTCCTGAAGGAGTACGACGTGACCGTCCACCTCCTCGGTCGTCCGGAGACGATTTCGACCGACATCGCCCGCGAGAACTGGGACGCGCTCGTCGCCAGCGAGGCCGACCTTCGAACCGTCACCGACTCCGTGACCTTCGACATCGGCGACCCGGACCTCGTCGTGGACGCGATGCTCGGAACCGGCGTCACCGGCGCGCTCCGCGAACCAGAGGCGACCGCCGCGCGAGTCATCAACGACTCCGGTGCCACCGTACTCGCAGTTGACGTGCCATCCGGCGTCGACGCCGACACCGGCGACGCCGCGGGCGAAGCAGTCGCGGCCGACCACGTCGTCACGTTCCACGACGACAAACCCGGTCTCGGTACACTCGACTGCGACGTGACCGTCGCCGACATCGGAATCCCGGAAGCGGCAGAGCTATTCACTGGTCCCGGCGACCTACTCGCACTCCACCGCGATTCGCAGAGCCACAAAGGCGACCACGGCGACGTGCTCGTCATCGGCGGCGGACCGTATACCGGCGCACCCGCGTTGGCCGCACAGGCCGCGCTCCGGGCCGGTGCTGACCTCGCGCGCGTTGCGTGCCCCGAGCACGTCGCACGCGAGGTACAGGGCTTCTCCGAGAATCTCATCGTCCGCGGTTTTGCGGGCGACCGCCTCACGCCCGACCACGTTTCCGACCTGCTCGACTTCGCCGCCGACCGCGATGTGGTCGTCTTCGGCCCGGGTCTCGGCGATGCTGCCGAGTCACTCGATGCAGTCCGTGAGTTCCTCACCTCATACGACGGAACCGCCGTCGTCGACGCCGACGCGCTCCAGATAGTTCCCGACGTGGACACCGAGGCGACCCTTATCTGCACGCCGCACCAAGGCGAGTTACAACAGATGGGCGGCGAAACGGACGCGGACTGGGAGACGCGGCGCGAACTCGTCGCCGACTTTGCGACCGACCTCGGACACGTGCTCCTCGTCAAGGGCGCGTACGACGTGGTTGCCGACGGCGACGAAGTTCGCGTCAACCGAACCGGCAACCCCGGCATGACCGTCGGCGGAACCGGCGACGTGCTCGCGGGAACGACCGGTGCGCTCGCGGCCGTGCTTCCGCCACTCGACGCGGCCGCCGCCGCGGCCTACGCGAACGGTCGCGCGGGTGACCTCGCGGCCGACGAGTTCGACGGCGGACTGGTTGCAACGGACCTACTCGAACGACTGCCTGCGGCCCTCCGAGGAGCGGACGAATGA
- a CDS encoding MFS transporter, giving the protein MTRRLFGTLCGLVFLVNFGRVAFPPLVETLQSDFTVGSGAIGIVMTLVWLGTAIPRIPVGYLLTRVSRRRVVLGAGSLLVVASAFTASATSLLTLQIGAFGIGLASGAYFVSAVPLVGELFPERVGRMVGIHGSASQIAAVVAAPAIVFILSLEGTTWRETFQALAVAAAVVTLLLYVVSRDGSASAGTGTDRNFSAALGHWKIILTGVLFIAPAGFVWQGLFNFLVVYMDLGKGFTATEAGTMLTIVFAAGVPAFSLSGQLADKLPHVPYILGLLLAFIGSLVALTFAQGFVAVAVVVAVLGYVVHSLFPALDTFMLSSLPNDARGSAYAVFSGTALLLEANGSGAVGLLKEAGYEFEMVYQTLAGGLLVVVVVLAALYAMNLLPGVRRGEETTV; this is encoded by the coding sequence GTGACCCGTCGTCTCTTCGGCACACTCTGCGGACTCGTCTTCCTCGTGAACTTCGGTCGCGTCGCGTTTCCGCCGCTCGTGGAGACGCTCCAGAGCGACTTCACCGTCGGTTCCGGAGCTATCGGTATCGTGATGACGCTCGTTTGGCTTGGAACCGCGATTCCGCGTATTCCGGTCGGCTACCTGCTGACACGGGTGTCGAGACGACGCGTCGTCCTCGGCGCGGGGTCACTCCTCGTCGTCGCCTCGGCGTTCACCGCGAGCGCGACGTCGCTTCTGACGCTCCAAATCGGCGCGTTCGGTATCGGTCTCGCGTCGGGCGCGTACTTCGTCTCCGCCGTTCCGCTCGTCGGCGAGTTGTTCCCCGAACGCGTCGGCCGGATGGTCGGTATCCACGGCTCTGCGAGCCAGATTGCCGCCGTCGTCGCCGCGCCAGCCATCGTCTTCATCCTCAGTTTGGAGGGGACAACGTGGCGCGAGACGTTCCAAGCACTCGCCGTCGCCGCGGCGGTCGTGACGCTCTTACTCTACGTCGTCTCCCGCGACGGCAGTGCCAGCGCCGGAACCGGCACCGACCGGAACTTTTCGGCCGCGCTCGGCCACTGGAAAATCATCCTCACGGGCGTTCTGTTCATCGCGCCCGCGGGCTTCGTCTGGCAAGGGCTGTTCAACTTCCTCGTCGTCTACATGGACCTCGGAAAGGGATTCACCGCAACCGAAGCAGGGACGATGCTGACTATCGTCTTCGCCGCGGGCGTCCCGGCGTTCTCGTTGTCGGGGCAACTCGCCGATAAACTCCCGCACGTGCCCTACATTCTCGGCCTGCTCCTCGCCTTTATCGGGTCGCTCGTCGCGCTCACGTTCGCACAGGGATTCGTCGCCGTTGCCGTCGTCGTCGCCGTGCTCGGCTACGTCGTCCACAGCCTGTTTCCCGCGCTGGACACGTTCATGCTCTCGTCGCTTCCGAACGACGCCCGCGGCAGTGCGTACGCCGTCTTCAGCGGGACCGCACTCCTCTTGGAGGCGAACGGAAGCGGCGCTGTGGGCCTTCTTAAGGAGGCTGGCTACGAGTTCGAGATGGTGTATCAAACGCTCGCTGGCGGATTGCTCGTCGTCGTCGTCGTACTCGCCGCCCTCTACGCGATGAACCTTCTTCCCGGAGTTCGACGGGGAGAAGAGACGACAGTATAG